From a single Brassica rapa cultivar Chiifu-401-42 chromosome A01, CAAS_Brap_v3.01, whole genome shotgun sequence genomic region:
- the LOC103853107 gene encoding protein SMAX1-LIKE 4 isoform X1 gives MRTGAYTVHQTLTPEAASVLKQSLTLARRRGHSQVTPLHVASTLLTSTRSNLFRRACLKSHPLTSLGRQIAHPSLHCRALELCFNVSLNRLPTNPNPLFQTQPSLSNALVAALKRAQAHQRRGCVEQQQQSQQNQPFLAVKVELEQLVVSILDDPSVSRVMREAGLSSVSVKSNIEDDSSVYYGSSSSVGVFSSPCSPTSSDNNQGGGTLNPNPSKFLHSHLNNHHFHFPKGKNSTQDQDANPVIEVLLGKKNSKKRNTVIVGDSLSLTEGIVSKLMSRVERGEVPDDLKQTHFTKFQFSQVGLSYMKKEDIEGQVRELKRKIDSYTSWGGKGVIVCLGDLNWAVWSGPKSASSSHYSAADHLVEEIGRLVFECSNSRAKVWLLGTASYQTYMKCQMKQPPLDVQWALQAVSVPSGGLSLALHASSGNQVTEMKPFRVNEEEEEEDKLSFCGECACNYEKEAKDFILAQHKLLPPWLQPHGDANNINKKFQDELSGVRKKWNRFCQALHHKKQSSSVLQDAFVDSRASSSVAKFRRQNSCTIEFSFGSNHQEGLKKNLTDELSLDGFKISNDEGVETKITLALGHSPFPSDVENSDEEEEETEREITMRQLSEKLHENIPWQSRVLPSVVEAIEESVKRRDVWMLLSGNDVTAKRRLALTVTTSLFGSVNNMMKINLRTSKASEACEELEKALKDREKVVVLIERVDLADARFEKLLADRFEAGDLDVSQGKKRPMIFLLTREDDECVEHEHVVIPMMLKCKKTSSSLVSHKRKAESDATLTMIKTKSPRIQEEEEDVACNTSNIKNEFSRQLSLGSNAIDLNLRVDVEEEEEAKPVTQISSGFQERLLDLIKNPFDFTVLSNEDITKIFMEKFEESCEKILRKRDERFRFTVDAELIEKLYKGCGFCANSLFEEWVKEVFQTGLVTVKNGGKEGISVINLCLGGIDMIDQGEKVYEEEGFMGTCLPSRIHVFFDG, from the exons ATGCGTACAGGAGCTTATACCGTGCACCAGACGCTAACACCAGAGGCTGCTTCAGTTCTGAAGCAATCTCTAACCTTAGCAAGAAGAAGAGGCCATTCTCAGGTCACACCTCTTCACGTCGCTTCGACGCTTTTAACTTCCACAAGATCGAATCTTTTTCGAAGGGCATGTCTCAAATCTCATCCTCTCACGTCCCTCGGTCGCCAAATAGCTCACCCTTCTCTCCATTGCCGAGCTCTCGAGCTCTGTTTCAACGTTTCCCTCAACAGGCTTCCCACGAACCCAAACCCTCTGTTTCAGACTCAGCCGTCTCTCTCAAACGCCTTGGTCGCAGCTCTGAAGAGAGCACAGGCTCACCAGAGGAGAGGTTGTGTCGAACAGCAGCAGCAGAGCCAGCAAAACCAGCCGTTCTTGGCGGTTAAAGTCGAGCTGGAGCAGCTCGTTGTCTCGATTCTTGATGATCCTAGTGTAAGCAGAGTGATGAGAGAAGCTGGACTCTCTAGCGTGTCCGTGAAGAGTAACATAGAAGATGACTCCTCTGTTTACTATGGCTCTTCTTCCTCCGTTGGTGTATTCTCTTCTCCTTGCTCTCCTACTTCTAGTGATAACAATCAGGGAGGAGGGactttaaaccctaaccctagtaAGTTCTTGCACTCTCATTTGAACAATCATCACTTTCACTTCCCTAAAGGAAAGAACTCTACTCAAGATCAAGACGCAAACCCGGTCATTGAAGTGCTTCTAGGGAAGAAGAACAGCAAGAAGAGGAACACAGTCATAGTCGGAGACTCTCTGTCTCTAACAGAAGGAATAGTTTCAAAACTCATGTCTAGAGTTGAGAGAGGAGAAGTTCCAGATGATTTAAAGCAAACCCACTTCACCAAGTTTCAGTTTTCTCAAGTTGGGTTGAGTTACATGAAGAAGGAGGATATAGAGGGACAAGTCAGAGAGCTGAAGAGGAAGATTGATTCTTACACTTCTTGGGGTGGCAAAGGTGTGATTGTTTGTCTTGGTGATCTGAACTGGGCAGTGTGGAGCGGTCCTAAGAGCGCGTCTTCATCGCATTACAGCGCGGCGGATCATCTAGTGGAGGAGATAGGGAGGTTGGTTTTTGAATGTAGCAACTCAAGAGCTAAAGTTTGGCTATTGGGGACAGCTTCTTACCAAACGTACATGAAGTGTCAGATGAAGCAGCCTCCACTTGATGTTCAATGGGCTCTTCAAGCTGTTTCAGTTCCTTCAGGAGGACTCTCACTAGCCCTCCATGCTTCCAG TGGTAACCAAGTAACGGAGATGAAGCCTTTTAGAGttaacgaagaagaagaggaagaagataaaCTCAGTTTTTGCGGAGAATGTGCTTGTAACTATGAGAAAGAAgcaaaagattttatattagCTCAACATAAACTCTTACCTCCGTGGCTGCAACCTCATGGTGATGCTAACAACATTAACAAAAAG TTCCAGGATGAATTGAGTGGGGTAAGGAAGAAATGGAACCGGTTCTGTCAAGCTCTTCACCACAAGAAACAGAGCAGCTCTGTTTTACAGGATGCCTTTGTGGACTCACGTGCATCTAGTTCTGTGGCTAAGTTCAGACGACAAAACTCGTGTACTATCGAGTTTAGTTTCGGGAGTAATCATCAAGAAGGTCTAAAGAAGAATCTAACCGATGAACTGAGTTTGGATGGGTTCAAGATTAGCAATGATGAAGGTGTGGAGACCAAGATTACTCTTGCACTTGGTCATTCTCCGTTTCCATCTGATGTAGAGAActcagatgaagaagaagaagagacagaGAGGGAGATTACAATGAGACAATTATCAGAGAAGCTTCACGAGAACATTCCATGGCAAAGTCGAGTTCTTCCTTCAGTGGTTGAAGCCATTGAAGAATCTGTAAAGAGGAGAGATGTTTGGATGCTTCTTTCGGGGAACGACGTGACTGCGAAAAGAAGACTGGCTCTTACAGTCACAACTTCTCTTTTCGGATCAGTCAATAACATGATGAAGATTAATCTGAGAACATCCAAGGCAAGTGAAGCGTGCGAGGAGCTGGAGAAGGCGTTGAAGGACCGAGAAAAGGTTGTTGTTTTGATAGAGAGAGTTGATTTAGCCGATGCCCGGTTCGAGAAGCTCCTCGCTGATCGATTCGAGGCTGGAGATTTGGATGTTTCTCAAGGAAAGAAGAGACCAATGATCTTTCTTTTGACgagagaagatgatgaatgtGTGGAGCACGAACATGTTGTCATACCAATGATGTTGAAGTGTAAGAAAACGAGTTCTAGTTTGGTTAGCCACAAGAGGAAAGCAGAATCTGATGCTACGCTGACGATGATTAAGACGAAGAGTCCAAGAATccaagaggaggaggaggatgtgGCTTGCAACACAAGCAACATCAAGAATGAGTTCTCAAGGCAGCTGAGTTTGGGATCAAATGCTATAGACCTCAACTTAAGAGTTGatgtcgaagaagaagaagaagctaaacCGGTCACTCAAATCTCAAGCGGATTTCAAGAACGTCTTCTTGATTTGATCAAGAACCCGTTTGATTTCACAGTTTTGTCAAACGAAGATATAACTAAGATTTTCATGGAGAAGTTCGAAGAGTCTTGCGAGAAGATCCTCAGGAAACGGGACGAGAGATTCAGGTTCACCGTCGACGCTGAATTGATCGAGAAGTTATACAAAGGGTGTGGGTTTTGTGCTAACAGTTTGTTCGAAGAGTGGGTAAAAGAGGTTTTTCAAACGGGCTTAGTAACGGTCAAAAACGGCGGGAAAGAGGGCATTAGTGTAATTAACCTATGTTTGGGAGGTATAGATATGATTGACCAAGGGGAGAAGGTATACGAGGAGGAAGGTTTCATGGGCACTTGTCTACCCAGTAGAATCCATGTTTTCTTTGATGGTTAG
- the LOC103853107 gene encoding protein SMAX1-LIKE 4 isoform X2, whose amino-acid sequence MRTGAYTVHQTLTPEAASVLKQSLTLARRRGHSQVTPLHVASTLLTSTRSNLFRRACLKSHPLTSLGRQIAHPSLHCRALELCFNVSLNRLPTNPNPLFQTQPSLSNALVAALKRAQAHQRRGCVEQQQQSQQNQPFLAVKVELEQLVVSILDDPSVSRVMREAGLSSVSVKSNIEDDSSVYYGSSSSVGVFSSPCSPTSSDNNQGGGTLNPNPSKFLHSHLNNHHFHFPKGKNSTQDQDANPVIEVLLGKKNSKKRNTVIVGDSLSLTEGIVSKLMSRVERGEVPDDLKQTHFTKFQFSQVGLSYMKKEDIEGQVRELKRKIDSYTSWGGKGVIVCLGDLNWAVWSGPKSASSSHYSAADHLVEEIGRLVFECSNSRAKVWLLGTASYQTYMKCQMKQPPLDVQWALQAVSVPSGGLSLALHASSGNQVTEMKPFRVNEEEEEEDKLSFCGECACNYEKEAKDFILAQHKLLPPWLQPHGDANNINKKDELSGVRKKWNRFCQALHHKKQSSSVLQDAFVDSRASSSVAKFRRQNSCTIEFSFGSNHQEGLKKNLTDELSLDGFKISNDEGVETKITLALGHSPFPSDVENSDEEEEETEREITMRQLSEKLHENIPWQSRVLPSVVEAIEESVKRRDVWMLLSGNDVTAKRRLALTVTTSLFGSVNNMMKINLRTSKASEACEELEKALKDREKVVVLIERVDLADARFEKLLADRFEAGDLDVSQGKKRPMIFLLTREDDECVEHEHVVIPMMLKCKKTSSSLVSHKRKAESDATLTMIKTKSPRIQEEEEDVACNTSNIKNEFSRQLSLGSNAIDLNLRVDVEEEEEAKPVTQISSGFQERLLDLIKNPFDFTVLSNEDITKIFMEKFEESCEKILRKRDERFRFTVDAELIEKLYKGCGFCANSLFEEWVKEVFQTGLVTVKNGGKEGISVINLCLGGIDMIDQGEKVYEEEGFMGTCLPSRIHVFFDG is encoded by the exons ATGCGTACAGGAGCTTATACCGTGCACCAGACGCTAACACCAGAGGCTGCTTCAGTTCTGAAGCAATCTCTAACCTTAGCAAGAAGAAGAGGCCATTCTCAGGTCACACCTCTTCACGTCGCTTCGACGCTTTTAACTTCCACAAGATCGAATCTTTTTCGAAGGGCATGTCTCAAATCTCATCCTCTCACGTCCCTCGGTCGCCAAATAGCTCACCCTTCTCTCCATTGCCGAGCTCTCGAGCTCTGTTTCAACGTTTCCCTCAACAGGCTTCCCACGAACCCAAACCCTCTGTTTCAGACTCAGCCGTCTCTCTCAAACGCCTTGGTCGCAGCTCTGAAGAGAGCACAGGCTCACCAGAGGAGAGGTTGTGTCGAACAGCAGCAGCAGAGCCAGCAAAACCAGCCGTTCTTGGCGGTTAAAGTCGAGCTGGAGCAGCTCGTTGTCTCGATTCTTGATGATCCTAGTGTAAGCAGAGTGATGAGAGAAGCTGGACTCTCTAGCGTGTCCGTGAAGAGTAACATAGAAGATGACTCCTCTGTTTACTATGGCTCTTCTTCCTCCGTTGGTGTATTCTCTTCTCCTTGCTCTCCTACTTCTAGTGATAACAATCAGGGAGGAGGGactttaaaccctaaccctagtaAGTTCTTGCACTCTCATTTGAACAATCATCACTTTCACTTCCCTAAAGGAAAGAACTCTACTCAAGATCAAGACGCAAACCCGGTCATTGAAGTGCTTCTAGGGAAGAAGAACAGCAAGAAGAGGAACACAGTCATAGTCGGAGACTCTCTGTCTCTAACAGAAGGAATAGTTTCAAAACTCATGTCTAGAGTTGAGAGAGGAGAAGTTCCAGATGATTTAAAGCAAACCCACTTCACCAAGTTTCAGTTTTCTCAAGTTGGGTTGAGTTACATGAAGAAGGAGGATATAGAGGGACAAGTCAGAGAGCTGAAGAGGAAGATTGATTCTTACACTTCTTGGGGTGGCAAAGGTGTGATTGTTTGTCTTGGTGATCTGAACTGGGCAGTGTGGAGCGGTCCTAAGAGCGCGTCTTCATCGCATTACAGCGCGGCGGATCATCTAGTGGAGGAGATAGGGAGGTTGGTTTTTGAATGTAGCAACTCAAGAGCTAAAGTTTGGCTATTGGGGACAGCTTCTTACCAAACGTACATGAAGTGTCAGATGAAGCAGCCTCCACTTGATGTTCAATGGGCTCTTCAAGCTGTTTCAGTTCCTTCAGGAGGACTCTCACTAGCCCTCCATGCTTCCAG TGGTAACCAAGTAACGGAGATGAAGCCTTTTAGAGttaacgaagaagaagaggaagaagataaaCTCAGTTTTTGCGGAGAATGTGCTTGTAACTATGAGAAAGAAgcaaaagattttatattagCTCAACATAAACTCTTACCTCCGTGGCTGCAACCTCATGGTGATGCTAACAACATTAACAAAAAG GATGAATTGAGTGGGGTAAGGAAGAAATGGAACCGGTTCTGTCAAGCTCTTCACCACAAGAAACAGAGCAGCTCTGTTTTACAGGATGCCTTTGTGGACTCACGTGCATCTAGTTCTGTGGCTAAGTTCAGACGACAAAACTCGTGTACTATCGAGTTTAGTTTCGGGAGTAATCATCAAGAAGGTCTAAAGAAGAATCTAACCGATGAACTGAGTTTGGATGGGTTCAAGATTAGCAATGATGAAGGTGTGGAGACCAAGATTACTCTTGCACTTGGTCATTCTCCGTTTCCATCTGATGTAGAGAActcagatgaagaagaagaagagacagaGAGGGAGATTACAATGAGACAATTATCAGAGAAGCTTCACGAGAACATTCCATGGCAAAGTCGAGTTCTTCCTTCAGTGGTTGAAGCCATTGAAGAATCTGTAAAGAGGAGAGATGTTTGGATGCTTCTTTCGGGGAACGACGTGACTGCGAAAAGAAGACTGGCTCTTACAGTCACAACTTCTCTTTTCGGATCAGTCAATAACATGATGAAGATTAATCTGAGAACATCCAAGGCAAGTGAAGCGTGCGAGGAGCTGGAGAAGGCGTTGAAGGACCGAGAAAAGGTTGTTGTTTTGATAGAGAGAGTTGATTTAGCCGATGCCCGGTTCGAGAAGCTCCTCGCTGATCGATTCGAGGCTGGAGATTTGGATGTTTCTCAAGGAAAGAAGAGACCAATGATCTTTCTTTTGACgagagaagatgatgaatgtGTGGAGCACGAACATGTTGTCATACCAATGATGTTGAAGTGTAAGAAAACGAGTTCTAGTTTGGTTAGCCACAAGAGGAAAGCAGAATCTGATGCTACGCTGACGATGATTAAGACGAAGAGTCCAAGAATccaagaggaggaggaggatgtgGCTTGCAACACAAGCAACATCAAGAATGAGTTCTCAAGGCAGCTGAGTTTGGGATCAAATGCTATAGACCTCAACTTAAGAGTTGatgtcgaagaagaagaagaagctaaacCGGTCACTCAAATCTCAAGCGGATTTCAAGAACGTCTTCTTGATTTGATCAAGAACCCGTTTGATTTCACAGTTTTGTCAAACGAAGATATAACTAAGATTTTCATGGAGAAGTTCGAAGAGTCTTGCGAGAAGATCCTCAGGAAACGGGACGAGAGATTCAGGTTCACCGTCGACGCTGAATTGATCGAGAAGTTATACAAAGGGTGTGGGTTTTGTGCTAACAGTTTGTTCGAAGAGTGGGTAAAAGAGGTTTTTCAAACGGGCTTAGTAACGGTCAAAAACGGCGGGAAAGAGGGCATTAGTGTAATTAACCTATGTTTGGGAGGTATAGATATGATTGACCAAGGGGAGAAGGTATACGAGGAGGAAGGTTTCATGGGCACTTGTCTACCCAGTAGAATCCATGTTTTCTTTGATGGTTAG
- the LOC103853120 gene encoding uncharacterized protein LOC103853120, with the protein MDHISSPVLRHTVTRGECSSSQGSTDALAKLRSYIPLEKMPKVLQKPFEEIPQMLHPHLLDIILHRPENGEIFSFEAKKGTFTVWANFVRPKKEDCKNWGKSKFPVQNQRKHQNCWSIAESEHISEAREIHHIDEELTSYSAQFLVDFADPARAKRRFVDTKQEHYCYPYPGIYGMEYAMAYGMPKTDDWGHTGCHTGLLPSKSDVKLHHVLNEARAFKDVHKAVHYLQSQPILGQIAVFNPEFANIGDKVYRGPTSVHSFFSAWHQVSIRFITVENGELIAHCRNSHGEEKGLFGYFKASLDVMLLELRTTGVSSFTTPSRLFKVFFCGEVQSKYEREVDEHYIEGQVGSLDYMSFLIFEGICHNTSSNVIQLEDGGIEIIGSPTNRALLKWALQSDMSFTSIKSESMFIKRSGMDSSIECLGTAVECKNTSRLGVRIHWKGDAYKILEKCTQAYDNGLIPMSKTKREAFKAVIDNMVAKELICVALAFTPIANEDVPSQKEIKNWILPKEGLVMCLVSLVLRIHVAQLTMMRCRL; encoded by the exons ATGGATCACATATCTAGCCCAGTTTTGCGTCAC ACTGTAACTCGCGGAGAATGCTCGTCCAGCCAA GGATCAACAGATGCCCTGGCCAAATTGCGG TCGTACATCCCTTTGGAGAAGATGCCTAAAGTTCTTCAGAAGCCATTCGAAGAAATACCACAAATGCTACATCCACATCTGCTAGATATCATTTTACATAGGCCCGAAAATGGTGAAATCTTTTCTTTCGAGGCTAAAAAAGGAACTTTTACAGTTTGGGCTAACTTCGTA AGGCCAAAGAAAGAGGACTGCAAAAATTGGGGAAAATCAAAGTTTCCAGTACAAAACCAACGAAAACATC AGAATTGTTGGTCGATTGCGGAAAGTGAGCATATAAGCGAGGCCCGTGAGATCCACCATATTGACGAGGAGCTCACATCATACTCTGCCCAGTTTTTGGTTGATTTTGCTGATCCTGCTCGGGCAAAGAGAAGGTTCGTGGATACCAAACAAGAGCACTACTGCTATCCGTATCCAGGCATCTACGGTATGGAATATGCCATGGCCTATGGTATGCCAAAAACTGATGATTGGGGGCATACTGGATGCCATACTGGGCTGCTTCCTTCTAAGAGTGATGTCAAATTGCATCACGTCTTAAATGAAGCCAGAGCGTTCAAGGATGTACACAAGGCTGTCCACTATTTGCAGTCACAACCAATCCTTGGTCAAATTGCTGTTTTCAACCCTGAGTTTGCAAATATTGGAGAT AAAGTTTACCGCGGACCTACTTCTGTACATTCTTTCTTTTCTGCATGGCATCAAGTTTCAATACGGTTTATAACCGTCGAGAATGGAGAGCTGATTGCACACTGCAGGAATAGCCATGGTGAAGAAAAGGGATTATTTGGATATTTCAAGGCCTCTTTGGATGTTATGCTACTTGAGCTGCGTACAACTGGAGTGTCATCATTTACAACTCCAAGTAGACTCTTCAAAGTATTTTTCTGTGGAGAAGTCCAGAGCAAATACGAG AGGGAAGTTGATGAACATTATATTGAGGGTCAAGTTGGTAGCTTGGACTATATgtcatttttgatttttgaaggCATTTGTCACAATACGTCTAGCAATGTGATTCAGCTTGAG GATGGTGGGATTGAGATCATTGGGAGTCCAACAAACCGAGCTTTACTTAAATGGGCCTTGCAG AGTGACATGAGCTTCACTTCTATCAAGTCCGAGTCCATGTTTATTAAACGTTCTGGAATGGATTCGTCAATCGAATGTCTAGGCACAGCAGTTGAATGT AAAAACACTAGTAGGCTTGGCGTTCGGATTCACTGGAAAGGCGACGCTTACAAAATTCTAGAGAAGTGTACACAAGCTTATGACAATGGTTTGATACCGATGAGTAAAACCAAG AGGGAAGCATTCAAAGCTGTTATCGATAATATGGTTGCAAAAGAACTAATATGCGTTGCTCTTGCATTCACACCAATTGCAAACGAAGATGTTCCATCTCAGAAGGAAATAAAGAATTGGATATTACCGAAAGAAGGACTTGTTATGTGCTTGGTATCTTTGGTATTACG AATCCATGTCGCCCAGTTGACGATGATGAGATGCAG GCTCTAG
- the LOC103853130 gene encoding UPF0725 protein At5g63820 isoform X1 gives MEDIELLRLEKRRRKAKLKLFGLDVVPNRPDFNKEGLADGFDVDNCSYPSRLIKSTWGDDYDIALYGRLGLYCHNFQKGTNFKFVRWEKYDVISTADVHFYVTLDARDPASDSVFSFQTLLCEDSSTNFPVRWSTLACRIKCDDAVDERWDDKAVDDFYKDALMPKWLSDEELASDNKKYYVVQESELQENDWLYLFTEIAFYSKTNNVLTAPPPLEIEKVVVVTKEDTEEGHEKLKAQNAIYYVSYKYNGESLEWARDHKAVIRKTMDRKPGHMYLEVVGAE, from the exons ATGGAGGATATTGAGTTATTGCGATTGGAAAAAAGGCGGCGGAAGGCTAAGCTAAAGTTGTTCGGTTTGGATGTTGTTCCAAACCGTCCCGATTTCAATAAAGAAGGGTTGGCCGAT GGTTTCGATGTGGATAACTGTAGCTATCCGTCTAGACTAATTAAGTCTACTTGGGGCGATGATTATGACATCGCTCTTTATGGTAGGCTCGGACTCTACTGCCACAATTTTCAGAAG GGAACAAACTTCAAGTTTGTGCGCTGGGAAAAGTATGATGTTATCTCTACTGCAGACGTCCATTTCTACGTAACTTTGGACGCCAGGGATCCTGCCTCTGACTCGGTCTTCTCTTTTCAGACCTTGTTATGCGAAGATTCTTCTACAAACTTTCCCGTAAGGTGGAGTACCTTAGCCTGCAGAATCAAAT GTGACGATGCTGTGGATGAACGTTGGGACGATAAGGCAGTAGATGATTTCTACAAAGATGCATTAATGCCCAAATGGTTGTCTGATGAAGAATTGGCGTCTGACAATAAAAAGTATTATGTG GTGCAAGAATCAGAGTTGCAGGAGAATGACTGGCTCTATCTATTCACCGAAATTGCGTTCTACTCAAAAACAAATAAC GTGTTGACTGCTCCCCCACCCTTGGAGATCGAGAAGGTGGTTGTAGTAACTAAAGAAGACACAGAAGAAGGCCATGAGAAGCTGAAAGCCCAAAATGCAATCTACTATGTAAGTTACAAGTATAATGGTGAATCTTTAGAATGGGCACGTGACCACAAAGCGGTAATAAGGAAAACCATGGATCGTAAGCCAGGACACATGTATCTTGAAGTTGTAGGAGCAGAGtga
- the LOC103853130 gene encoding UPF0725 protein At5g63820 isoform X2: MIMTSLFMGTNFKFVRWEKYDVISTADVHFYVTLDARDPASDSVFSFQTLLCEDSSTNFPVRWSTLACRIKCDDAVDERWDDKAVDDFYKDALMPKWLSDEELASDNKKYYVVQESELQENDWLYLFTEIAFYSKTNNVLTAPPPLEIEKVVVVTKEDTEEGHEKLKAQNAIYYVSYKYNGESLEWARDHKAVIRKTMDRKPGHMYLEVVGAE; the protein is encoded by the exons ATGATTATGACATCGCTCTTTATG GGAACAAACTTCAAGTTTGTGCGCTGGGAAAAGTATGATGTTATCTCTACTGCAGACGTCCATTTCTACGTAACTTTGGACGCCAGGGATCCTGCCTCTGACTCGGTCTTCTCTTTTCAGACCTTGTTATGCGAAGATTCTTCTACAAACTTTCCCGTAAGGTGGAGTACCTTAGCCTGCAGAATCAAAT GTGACGATGCTGTGGATGAACGTTGGGACGATAAGGCAGTAGATGATTTCTACAAAGATGCATTAATGCCCAAATGGTTGTCTGATGAAGAATTGGCGTCTGACAATAAAAAGTATTATGTG GTGCAAGAATCAGAGTTGCAGGAGAATGACTGGCTCTATCTATTCACCGAAATTGCGTTCTACTCAAAAACAAATAAC GTGTTGACTGCTCCCCCACCCTTGGAGATCGAGAAGGTGGTTGTAGTAACTAAAGAAGACACAGAAGAAGGCCATGAGAAGCTGAAAGCCCAAAATGCAATCTACTATGTAAGTTACAAGTATAATGGTGAATCTTTAGAATGGGCACGTGACCACAAAGCGGTAATAAGGAAAACCATGGATCGTAAGCCAGGACACATGTATCTTGAAGTTGTAGGAGCAGAGtga
- the LOC103853137 gene encoding UPF0725 protein At4g29550, whose product MGDSSPEEYDPDYARFAAEIRALLKENGEDKQPFSSSYDPADGGWSTYVTDANAFFAGRRIKPKAWRVHYDRGLCARLALYCYNLQNGTAYDFQVIIQIHEQNRLSFTKSFITFDAVNPSDRTSPLTFETCVKHVDDQVTFVPKLWWETHICRVEGSDEADYEWDDGAVNDYYKDEMPEWLSDDRQRRCYVVKQSELHDKKNGWLHLLTEFAFFTKWNGPLSPGEIEDCRPLITQHVVVETLDEDAEKESSDKLNAANAVFYISFECVEDPTIGRYRAVVRKTMDGKPGHMRLEVTCSKV is encoded by the exons ATGGGGGATTCGTCGCCAGAAGAATATGATCCTGATTATGCCCGATTCGCAGCGGAG ATCCGAGCGCTATTGAAGGAGAACGGAGAAGATAAACAACCGTTCTCGTCCTCCTACGATCCGGCTGATGGAGGGTGGTCCACTTACGTTACAGATGCCAAC GCTTTCTTTGCTGGTAGAAGGATAAAACCTAAAGCATGGCGCGTTCATTATGACAGAGGCCTCTGCGCTAGACTTGCACTCTACTGTTACAATCTTCAGAATGGCACAGCTTACGATTTTCAGGTTATCATTCAGATACATGAGCAGAATCGCCTTTCCTTCACCAAGTCTTTCATAACATTTGACGCTGTTAATCCATCCGACCGTACTTCTCCACTCACTTTCGAGACTTGCGTTAAGCATGTCGATGATCAAGTCACATTCGTCCCCAAATTGTGGTGGGAGACGCACATTTGCAGGGTggaag GTAGCGACGAGGCTGATTATGAGTGGGACGATGGAGCAGTTAATGATTATTACAAAGATGAAATGCCTGAATGGCTGTCTGATGACCGTCAGCGACGATGCTATGTG GTTAAACAATCAGAGCTTCATGACAAGAAAAACGGGTGGCTGCATCTCTTAACTGAGTTTGCCTTCTTCACGAAATGGAATGGACCTCTCAGTCCGGGAGAGATTGAGGATTGCCGACCTTTGATTACTCAACATGTGGTTGTGGAAACCCTTGATGAAGATGCTGAGAAAGAGTCGAGTGATAAGCTCAATGCGGCCAATGCTGTCTTCTATATATCTTTTGAGTGCGTGGAGGATCCAACAATAGGTCGTTACAGGGCGGTTGTACGGAAGACGATGGATGGTAAACCTGGGCACATGCGCCTCGAGGTTACGTGTTCGAAAGTCTAA